The following are encoded in a window of Oncorhynchus mykiss isolate Arlee chromosome Y, USDA_OmykA_1.1, whole genome shotgun sequence genomic DNA:
- the eif4e1b gene encoding eukaryotic translation initiation factor 4E-1B: MMSCVAVRLDKGALKKIDGAKKKIDNKVARVVVGPHVKHPLQNRWALWFYKNDKSKMWQDNLRLITKFDTVEDFWALYNNIQLVSKLSSGCDYSVFKDGIEPMWEDRRNKCGGRWLITLSKQQRHTELDRFWKETLLCLIGEGFGSFSRDVCGAVINVRAKGDKIAIWTTDTENGEAVTYIGRKYKEGLGLPPKLVIGYQAHADTATKSNSITKNKFVV; encoded by the exons ATGATGTCGTGCGTTGCAGTTCGCTTG GACAAAGGAGCCCTAAAAAAGATTGATGGAGCCAAAAAAAAGATTGATAACAAAGTGGCGCGTGTTGTTGTGGGACCACATGTGAAGCATCCCCTACAAAACAG ATGGGCTCTCTGGTTCTACAAGAACGATAAGAGCAAAATGTGGCAGGACAATCTGAGGCTCATCACAAAGTTTGACACAGTGGAAGACTTCTGGGC gTTGTACAACAACATTCAGCTGGTGAGCAAGCTTTCATCTGGTTGTGACTACTCAGTTTTCAAG GATGGCATTGAGCCAATGTGGGAAGACAGGCGTAACAAGTGTGGAGGACGCTGGCTGATTACACTGTCGAAGCAGCAGAGGCACACTGAACTCGACCGCTTCTGGAAGGagact CTCCTTTGCCTCATTGGAGAGGGCTTTGGCTCCTTCAGCAGGGATGTTTGTGGTGCTGTCATTAATGTTCGAGCCAAAGGTGACAAAATTGCCATCTGGACCACCGATACAGAGAATGGAGAAGCAGTTACCTATATTGG ACGAAAGTACAAGGAAGGACTAGGCCTACCCCCAAAACTCGTCATTGGATATCAAGCTCATGCAGACACAGCCACCAAAAGCAATTCAATAACGAAGAACAAGTTTGTGGtgtag
- the casr gene encoding extracellular calcium-sensing receptor translates to MRFYLYYLVLLSFSSVISTYGPHQRAQKTGDILLGGLFPMHFGVTSKDQDLAARPESTECVRYNFRGFRWLQAMIFAIEEINNSSTLLPNITLGYRIFDTCNTVSKALEATLSFVAQNKIDSLNLDEFCNCTDHIPSTIAVVGASGSAVSTAVANLLGLFYIPQISYASSSRLLSNKNQFKSFMRTIPTDEHQATAMADIIDYFQWNWVIAVASDDEYGRPGIEKFEKEMEERDICIHLSELISQYFEEWQIQGLVDRIENSSAKVIVVFASGPDIEPLIKEMVRRNITDRIWLASEAWATTSLIAKPEYLDVVVGTIGFALRAGEIPGFKDFLQEVTPKKSSHNEFVREFWEETFNCYLEDSQRLRDSENGSTSFRPLCTGEEDIMGAETPYLDYTHLRISYNVYVAVHSIAQALQDILTCIPGRGLFSNNSCADIKKIEAWQVLKQLRHLNFSNSMGEKVHFDENADPSGNYTIINWHRSPEDGSVVFEEVGFYNMRAKRGVQLFIDNTKILWNGYNTEVPFSNCSEDCEPGTRKGIIESMPTCCFECTECSEGEYSDHKDASVCTKCPNDSWSNENHTSCFLKEIEFLSWTEPFGIALALCSVLGVFLTAFVMGVFIRFRNTPIVKATNRELSYLLLFSLICCFSSSLIFIGEPQDWTCRLRQPAFGISFVLCISCILVKTNRVLLVFEAKIPTSLHRKWWGLNLQFLLVFLFTFVQVMICVVWLYNAPPASYRNHDIDEIIFITCNEGSMMALGFLIGYTCLLAAICFFFAFKSRKLPENFTEAKFITFSMLIFFIVWISFIPAYFSTYGKFVSAVEVIAILASSFGLLACIFFNKVYIILFKPSRNTIEEVRCSTAAHSFKVAAKATLRHSSASRKRSSSVGGSCASTPSSSISLKTNDNDSPSGQQRIHKPRVSFGSGTVTLSLSFEESRKNSMK, encoded by the exons ATGAGATTTTACCTGTATTACCTGGTGCTTTTGAGCTTCAGTTCTGTCATCTCCACCTATGGGCCTCATCAGAGAGCACAGAAGACTGGGGATATTCTGCTGGGCGGGCTGTTTCCAATGCACTTTGGTGTTACCTCCAAAGACCAAGACCTGGCAGCGCGGCCAGAATCCACAGAGTGTGTACG GTACAATTTCCGGGGATTCCGTTGGCTTCAGGCCATGATTTTTGCGATAGAGGAGATCAACAATAGCAGTACTCTCCTGCCCAACATCACACTGGGCTACAGGATCTTTGACACCTGCAACACCGTGTCCAAGGCCCTGGAGGCTACCCTCAGTTTCGTAGCACAGAATAAGATTGACTCTCTGAACTTGGATGAATTCTGTAACTGCACAGATCACATCCCTTCGACTATAGCAGTGGTGGGGGCTTCTGGGTCAGCAGTCTCCACTGCTGTTGCCAATCTGTTGGGCCTCTTCTACATCCCACAG ATCAGCTATGCCTCTTCCAGTCGCCTGCTGAGCAACAAGAACCAGTTCAAATCCTTCATGAGGACCATTCCCACAGATGAGCACCAGGCCACTGCCATGGCAGATATCATCGACTACTTCCAATGGAATTGGGTCATTGCAGTGGCGTCTGATGATGAGTATGGACGTCCAGGGATTGAAAAATTTGAGAAAGAGATGGAAGAACGAGACATTTGTATCCATCTGAGTGAGCTGATCTCTCAGTACTTTGAGGAGTGGCAGATCCAAGGATTGGTTGACCGTATTGAGAACTCCTCAGCTAAAGTTATAGTCGTTTTCGCCAGTGGGCCTGACATTGAGCCTCTAATCAAAGAGATGGTCAGACGGAACATCACAGACCGCATCTGGTTGGCCAGCGAGGCTTGGGCAACCACCTCCCTCATCGCCAAACCAGAGTACCTTGATGTTGTAGTTGGGACCATTGGCTTTGCACTCAGAGCAGGCGAAATACCTGGCTTCAAGGACTTCTTACAAGAGGTCACACCAAAGAAATCCAGCCACAATGAGTTTGTCAGGGAGTTTTGGGAGGAGACTTTTAACTGCTATCTGGAAGACAgccagagactgagagacagtgaGAATGGGAGCACCAGTTTCAGACCATTGTGTACTGGAGAGGAGGACATTATGGGTGCAGAGACCCCATATCTGGATTACACTCATCTTCGTATTTCCTATAATGTGTATGTTGCAGTTCACTCCATTGCACAGGCCCTGCAGGACATTCTCACTTGCATTCCTGGACGGGGTCTTTTTTCCAACAACTCATGTGCAGATATAAAGAAAATAGAAGCATGGCAG GTTCTCAAGCAGCTCAGACATTTAAACTTCTCAAACAGTATGGGAGAAAAGGTACATTTTGATGAGAATGCTGATCCGTCAGGAAACTACACCATTATCAATTGGCACCGGTCTCCTGAGGATGGTTCTGTTGTGTTTGAAGAGGTCGGTTTCTACAACATGCGAGCTAAGAGAGGAGTTCAACTTTTCATTGATAACACAAAGATTCTGTGGAATGGATATAATACTGAG GTGCCATTCTCTAACTGTAGTGAAGATTGTGAACCAGGCACCAGAAAGGGGATCATAGAAAGCATGCCAACGTGTTGCTTTGAATGTACAGAATGCTCAGAAGGAGAGTATAGTGATCACAAAG ATGCCAGTGTTTGTACCAAGTGTCCCAATGACTCATGGTCTAATGAGAACCACACATCCTGTTTCCTGAAGGAGATAGAGTTTCTGTCTTGGACAGAGCCCTTTGGGATCGCCTTGGCATTATGCTCTGTGCTGGGGGTATTCTTGACAGCATTCGTGATGGGAGTGTTTATCAGATTTCGCAACACCCCAATTGTTAAGGCCACAAACAGAGAGCTATCCTACCTCCTCCTGTTCTCACTTATCTGCTGTTTCTCCAGCTCCCTCATCTTCATTGGTGAACCCCAGGACTGGACATGCCGTCTACGCCAGCCTGCATTCGGGATAAGTTTTGTTCTCTGCATCTCCTGCATCCTGGTCAAAACTAACCGAGTACTTCTAGTGTTCGAAGCAAAGATCCCCACCAGTCTCCATCGTAAGTGGTGGGGGCTAAACTTGCAGTTCCTGTTGGTGTTCCTGTTCACATTTGTGCAAGTGATGATATGTGTGGTCTGGCTTTACAATGCTCCTCCGGCGAGCTACAGGAACCATGACATTGATGAGATCATTTTCATTACATGCAATGAGGGCTCTATGATGGCGCTTGGCTTCCTAATTGGGTACACATGCCTGCTGGCAGCCATATGCTTCTTCTTTGCATTTAAATCACGAAAACTGCCAGAGAATTTTACTGAGGCTAAGTTCATCACCTTCAGCATGCTCATCTTCTTCATCGTCTGGATCTCTTTCATCCCTGCCTACTTCAGCACTTATGGAAAGTTTGTGTCGGCTGTGGAGGTCATCGCCATACTAGCCTCCAGCTTTGGACTGCTGGCCTGTattttcttcaataaagtctaCATCATCCTCTTCAAACCGTCCAGGAACACTATAGAGGAGGTTCGCTGTAGCACTGCGGCCCATTCTTTCAAAGTGGCAGCCAAGGCTACTCTGAGACACAGCTCAGCCTCCAGGAAGAGGTCCAGCAGTGTGGGGGGATCCTGCGCCTCAACTCCCTCCTCATCCATCAGCCTCAAGACCAATGACAATGACTCCCCATCAGGTCAGCAGAGAATCCATAAGCCAAGAGTAAGCTTTGGAAGTGGAACAGTTACTCTGTCCTTGAGCTTTGAGGAGTCCAGAAAGAATTCTATGAAGTAG
- the b4galt4 gene encoding beta-1,4-galactosyltransferase 4 — MGVCPAVSMFFRKCKYMILLLLSVSVLAWYATFSGETVKAIQGTLLPVQTLADNTEVLSGGEGNLWRSVTQVFSNPLPDTSPPKQSCPEKSPLLQGALNLTFEDSLTLKEVERENSGVAEGQYQPPDCLAQQSVAILIPHRNREKHLLYLLHHLHPFLQRQQLHYSIYVIHQAGEVTFNRAKLLNVGYLEALKDYDWDCFVFHDVDLVPENDYNLYKCDQQPKHLVVGRNATGYKLRYKGYFGGVTAMTKDQFHKVNGFSNTYWGWGGEDDDLRIRVELQKMEIIRPPPLIARYTMVFHKRDSGNEINKDRMRLLARTPKVWRKDGLNTCSYSTLSVERPPLYINVTVDIGEPMH, encoded by the exons ATGGGAGTCTGTCCTGCTGTGTCCATGTTTTTCCGCAAGTGCAAGTATATGATACTGTTGCTGCTCTCCGTTTCCGTCTTGGCTTGGTACGCCACTTTTTCCGGTGAAACAGTGAAAGCAATTCAGGGAACCCTTTTGCCAGTGCAAACACTTGCTGATAATACTGAGGTCCTGAGTGGAGGAGAAGGAAACTTGTGGAGATCAGTGACACAGGTCTTCTCCAATCCTCTCCCTGACACCTCACCACCAAAACAAAGCTGTCCTGAGAAATCGCCACTGCTCC AGGGAGCCCTAAACCTCACATTTGAGGACTCTCTAACGCTTAAGGAGGTGGAGCGTGAGAACAGTGGAGTGGCTGAGGGCCAATACCAGCCTCCAGACTGCCTCGCCCAGCAGAGTGTGGCTATCCTCATTCCCCATCGTAACCGGGAGAaacacctcctctacctcctgcATCACCTGCACCCCTTCCTTCAGAGGCAGCAGCTGCACTACAGCATCTACGTCATTCACCAG GCTGGAGAGGTGACGTTTAACCGTGCCAAGCTACTTAATGTTGGGTACTTGGAGGCACTCAAGGACTACGATTGGGATTGCTTCGTTTTTCATGATGTGGATCTGGTTCCAGAGAACGACTACAACCTATACAAGTGTGACCAACAGCCCAAACACTTAGTGGTCGGCAGGAACGCCACAGGGTACAA ATTGCGATACAAAGGGTACTTTGGAGGGGTGACGGCCATGACGAAGGACCAGTTTCACAAAGTGAACGGCTTTTCAAACACTTACTGGGGATGGGGTGGGGAGGATGATGACCTTCGCATCAG GGTGGAGCTCCAGAAAATGGAAATTATACGACCCCCCCCTCTCATAGCACGCTATACCATGGTATTTCATAAAAGAGATAGCGGCAATGAAATCAATAAAGACAG GATGCGTTTGCTAGCACGGACACCTAAAGTCTGGAGAAAGGATGGCCTTAACACCTGCTCCTACAGTACTCTATCAGTTGAGAGGCCACCTCTGTACATTAATGTCACCGTTGACATTGGCGAACCAATGCACTGA